In Dromaius novaehollandiae isolate bDroNov1 chromosome 31, bDroNov1.hap1, whole genome shotgun sequence, a genomic segment contains:
- the LOC112996125 gene encoding myosin-11-like isoform X6 translates to MSGQRGQQDPPQGFRGQRNSFARAKDEEDLPPVKSLIDHFEHLSQQDPPQGFRGQRNSFARAKSEEILPPVKQLREHSEHLSHQDSPQDFQEQRYEFENRRTAVERSTTRALEAMQEEAERILSEKLATLQSHEEGAQRAAPSPEQLISPLTSTLHNLSQQVQDLQRSLDSMQVSMQRDHQHSRADLQGIMSKAEKAAQGSWSESHVAELESKLGKAVERSTTRALEAMQEETERILSEKLATLQSHVEGAQRTAPSPEELISPLTSTLHNLSQQVQALQRSLDSMQVSMQHDHQHSRADLQGIMSKVVKAAQGSWSESHVAELESKLGKAVERSTTRALEAMQEEAERILSEKLATLQSHEEGAQRASPSPEQLISPLTSTLHNLSQQVQDLQRSLDSMQVSMQRDHQHSRADLQGIMSKAEKAAQGSWSESHVAELESKLGTAVERSTTRALEAMQEEAERILSEKLATLQSHVEGAHHAAPPPQEMTSPLTSTLHNLSQQVQALQRSLDSMQVSMQRDHQHSRADLQGIMSKAEKAAQGSWSESHVAELESKLGTAVERSTTRALEAMQEEAERILSEKLATLQSHVEGAHHAAPPPQEMTSPLTSTLHNLSQQVQDLQRSLDSMQVSMQRDHQHSRADLQGIMSKAEKAAQGSWSESHVAELESKLGTAVERSTTRALEAMQEETERILSEKLAILQSHVEGAQRTAPSPEELISPLTSTLHSLSQQVQDLQRSLDSMQVSMQHDHQHSRADLQGIMSKAEKAAQGSWSESHVAELESKLGTAVERSTTRALEAMQEEAERILSEKLATLQSHVEGAHHAAPPPQEMTSPLTSTLHNLSQQVRALRRSLDSMQVSMQRDHQHSRADLQGIMSKAEKAAQGSWSESHVAELESKLGTAVERSTTRALEAMQEEAERILSEKLATLQSHVEGAHHAAPPPQEMTSPLTSTLHNLSQQVQDLQRSLDSMQVSMQRDHQHSRADLQGIMSKAEKAAQGSWSESHVAELESKLELVTRQRYTVDVTLDADTAHPRLEVSEDGKRVTDTGTIRNVPRTEKRFDSHTFLLAKEGYTSGKRYWEVDVGKRRNWDVGIAREPVARKGTLTLSPKNGFWVIGLADGREYWARTEPWTRLAVSRKPQKIGIFLDTTAKQLSFYDVRKKTAVYTFSLGGDSSQEGKFFPFFSTGSISAKPDTEALKIVQGFDDDE, encoded by the exons ATGTCTGGGCAACGTG GCCAGCAGGACCCTCCGCAGGGCTTCCGAGGACAACGCAATAGCTTTGCACGTGCAA AAGATGAGGAGGATCTACCACCTGTCAAATCACTAATAGATCACTTTGAGCATCTGA GCCAGCAGGACCCTCCGCAGGGCTTCCGAGGACAACGCAATAGCTTTGCACGTGCAA AAAGTGAGGAGATTCTACCACCTGTCAAACAACTCAGAGAACACTCTGAGCATCTGA GCCACCAGGACTCTCCGCAGGACTTCCAAGAACAACGCTATGAGTTTGAAAATCGAA gaaCAGCAGTGGAGAGAAGCACCACAAGGGCCCTGGAAGCCatgcaggaggaggcagagaggatTCTGAGTGAGAAGCTGGCCACCTTACAGAGCCATGAGGAAGGGGCTCAACGTGCAGCACCATCTCCGGAGCAACTGATCAGCCCCTTGACTTCCACCCTCCACAACCTCTCCCAACAAGTTCAAGATCTGCAGAGATCTCTGGACAGCATGCAGGTTTCCATGCAGCGTGACCACCAGCACTCCAGAGCAGATCTGCAGGGCATAATGTCCAAAGCGGAGAAAGCAGCGCAGGGCTCCTGGTCCGAGAGCCacgtggcagagctggagagcaaacTAG gaaaGGCAGTGGAGAGAAGCACCACAAGGGCCCTGGAAGCCATGCAGGAGGAAACAGAGAGGATTCTGAGTGAGAAGCTGGCCACCTTACAGAGCCATGTGGAAGGGGCTCAACGTACAGCACCGTCTCCAGAGGAACTGATCAGCCCCTTGACTTCCACCCTCCACAACCTCTCCCAACAAGTTCAAGCTCTGCAGAGATCTCTGGACAGCATGCAGGTTTCCATGCAGCATGACCACCAGCACTCCAGAGCAGATCTGCAGGGCATAATGTCCAAAGTAGTGAAAGCAGCGCAGGGCTCCTGGTCCGAGAGCCacgtggcagagctggagagcaaacTAG gaaaGGCAGTGGAGAGAAGCACCACAAGGGCCCTGGAAGCCatgcaggaggaggcagagaggatTCTGAGTGAGAAGCTGGCCACCTTACAGAGCCATGAGGAAGGGGCTCAACGTGCATCACCATCTCCGGAGCAACTGATCAGCCCCTTGACTTCCACCCTCCACAACCTCTCCCAACAAGTTCAAGATCTGCAGAGATCTCTGGACAGCATGCAGGTTTCCATGCAGCGTGACCACCAGCACTCCAGAGCAGATCTGCAGGGCATAATGTCCAAAGCGGAGAAAGCAGCGCAGGGCTCCTGGTCCGAGAGCCacgtggcagagctggagagcaaacTAG GAACAGCAGTGGAGAGAAGCACCACAAGGGCCCTGGAAGCCatgcaggaggaggcagagaggatTCTGAGTGAGAAGCTGGCCACCTTACAGAGCCACGTGGAAGGGGCCCACCATGCAGCACCCCCTCCACAGGAAATGACCAGCCCCCTGACTTCCACCCTCCACAACCTCTCCCAACAAGTTCAAGCTCTGCAGAGATCTCTGGACAGCATGCAGGTGTCCATGCAGCGTGACCACCAGCACTCCAGAGCAGACCTGCAGGGCATAATGTCCAAAGCGGAGAAAGCAGCGCAGGGCTCCTGGTCCGAGAGCCacgtggcagagctggagagcaaacTAG GAACAGCAGTGGAGAGAAGCACCACAAGGGCCCTGGAAGCCatgcaggaggaggcagagaggatTCTGAGTGAGAAGCTGGCCACCTTACAGAGCCACGTGGAAGGGGCCCACCATGCAGCACCCCCTCCACAGGAAATGACCAGCCCCCTGACTTCCACCCTCCACAACCTCTCCCAACAAGTTCAAGATCTGCAGAGATCTCTGGACAGCATGCAGGTTTCCATGCAGCGTGACCACCAGCACTCCAGAGCAGACCTGCAGGGCATAATGTCCAAAGCGGAGAAAGCAGCGCAGGGCTCCTGGTCCGAGAGCCacgtggcagagctggagagcaaacTAG gaaCAGCAGTGGAGAGAAGCACCACAAGGGCCCTGGAAGCCATGCAGGAGGAAACAGAGAGGATTCTGAGTGAGAAGCTGGCCATCTTACAGAGCCATGTGGAAGGGGCTCAACGTACAGCACCGTCTCCAGAGGAACTGATCAGCCCCTTGACTTCCACCCTCCACAGCCTCTCCCAACAAGTTCAAGATCTGCAGAGATCTCTGGACAGCATGCAGGTTTCCATGCAGCATGACCACCAGCACTCCAGAGCAGATCTGCAGGGCATAATGTCCAAAGCGGAGAAAGCAGCGCAGGGCTCCTGGTCCGAGAGCCacgtggcagagctggagagcaaacTAG GAACAGCAGTGGAGAGAAGCACCACAAGGGCCCTGGAAGCCatgcaggaggaggcagagaggatTCTGAGTGAGAAGCTGGCCACCTTACAGAGCCACGTGGAAGGGGCCCACCATGCAGCACCCCCTCCACAGGAAATGACCAGCCCCTTGACTTCCACCCTCCACAACCTCTCCCAACAAGTTCGAGCTCTGCGGAGATCTCTGGACAGCATGCAGGTTTCCATGCAGCGTGACCACCAGCACTCCAGAGCAGACCTGCAGGGCATAATGTCCAAAGCGGAGAAAGCAGCGCAGGGCTCCTGGTCCGAGAGCCacgtggcagagctggagagcaaacTAG GAACAGCAGTGGAGAGAAGCACCACAAGGGCCCTGGAAGCCatgcaggaggaggcagagaggatTCTGAGTGAGAAGCTGGCCACCTTACAGAGCCACGTGGAAGGGGCCCACCATGCAGCACCCCCTCCACAGGAAATGACCAGCCCCCTGACTTCCACCCTCCACAACCTCTCCCAACAAGTTCAAGATCTGCAGAGATCTCTGGACAGCATGCAGGTTTCCATGCAGCGTGACCACCAGCACTCCAGAGCAGACCTGCAGGGCATAATGTCCAAAGCGGAGAAAGCAGCGCAGGGCTCCTGGTCCGAGAGCCacgtggcagagctggagagcaaacTAG AGCTGGTCACAAGGCAGCGTTACACAG TTGATGTCACCCTGGATGCTGACACAGCTCATCCAAGGCTGGAGGTGTCTGAAGATGGGAAGAGAGTGACAGATACTGGCACTATCAGAAATGTGCCCAGGACAGAGAAGAGATTTGATTCCCACACTTTCCTTTTGGCCAAGGAAGGATACACATCTGGGAAACGCTATTGGGAAGTGGATgttggaaagagaagaaactgggATGTGGGCATTGCCCGGGAGCCTGTGGCTCGCAAAGGGACACTGACTCTCTCTCCTAAGAATGGCTTCTGGGTCATAGGGTTAGCAGATGGGCGAGAGTATTGGGCCCGCACAGAGCCTTGGACACGTTTGGCTGTGAGTAGGAAACCACAAAAGATTGGGATCTTCCTGGACACCACAGCCAAGCAGCTGTCCTTCTATGATGTCCGCAAGAAGACAGCTGTGTACACTTTCAGCCTTGGTGGAGACAGCAGCCAGGAAGGGAagttctttcccttcttctcaaCAGGGTCCATTTCTGCAAAGCCTGACACAGAGGCACTGAAAATAGTCCAGGGCTTTGATGATGATGAATAG
- the LOC112996125 gene encoding myosin-11-like isoform X1 gives MSGQRGQQDPPQGFRGQRNSFARAKDEEDLPPVKSLIDHFEHLSQQDPPQGFRGQRNSFARAKSEEILPPVKQLREHSEHLSHQDSPQDFQEQRYEFENRRKAVERSTTRALEAMQEETERILSEKLATLQSHVEGAQRTAPSPEELISPLTSTLHNLSQQVQALQRSLDSMQVSMQHDHQHSRADLQGIMSKVVKAAQGSWSESHVAELESKLGKAVERSTTRALEAMQEETERILSEKLATLQSHVEGAQRTAPSPEELISPLTSTLHNLSQQVQALQRSLDSMQVSMQHDHQHSRADLQGIMSKVVKAAQGSWSESHVAELESKLGTAVERSTTRALEAMQEEAERILSEKLATLQSHEEGAQRAAPSPEQLISPLTSTLHNLSQQVQDLQRSLDSMQVSMQRDHQHSRADLQGIMSKAEKAAQGSWSESHVAELESKLGKAVERSTTRALEAMQEETERILSEKLATLQSHVEGAQRTAPSPEELISPLTSTLHNLSQQVQALQRSLDSMQVSMQHDHQHSRADLQGIMSKVVKAAQGSWSESHVAELESKLGKAVERSTTRALEAMQEEAERILSEKLATLQSHEEGAQRASPSPEQLISPLTSTLHNLSQQVQDLQRSLDSMQVSMQRDHQHSRADLQGIMSKAEKAAQGSWSESHVAELESKLGTAVERSTTRALEAMQEEAERILSEKLATLQSHVEGAHHAAPPPQEMTSPLTSTLHNLSQQVQALQRSLDSMQVSMQRDHQHSRADLQGIMSKAEKAAQGSWSESHVAELESKLGTAVERSTTRALEAMQEEAERILSEKLATLQSHVEGAHHAAPPPQEMTSPLTSTLHNLSQQVQDLQRSLDSMQVSMQRDHQHSRADLQGIMSKAEKAAQGSWSESHVAELESKLGTAVERSTTRALEAMQEETERILSEKLAILQSHVEGAQRTAPSPEELISPLTSTLHSLSQQVQDLQRSLDSMQVSMQHDHQHSRADLQGIMSKAEKAAQGSWSESHVAELESKLGTAVERSTTRALEAMQEEAERILSEKLATLQSHVEGAHHAAPPPQEMTSPLTSTLHNLSQQVRALRRSLDSMQVSMQRDHQHSRADLQGIMSKAEKAAQGSWSESHVAELESKLGTAVERSTTRALEAMQEEAERILSEKLATLQSHVEGAHHAAPPPQEMTSPLTSTLHNLSQQVQDLQRSLDSMQVSMQRDHQHSRADLQGIMSKAEKAAQGSWSESHVAELESKLELVTRQRYTVDVTLDADTAHPRLEVSEDGKRVTDTGTIRNVPRTEKRFDSHTFLLAKEGYTSGKRYWEVDVGKRRNWDVGIAREPVARKGTLTLSPKNGFWVIGLADGREYWARTEPWTRLAVSRKPQKIGIFLDTTAKQLSFYDVRKKTAVYTFSLGGDSSQEGKFFPFFSTGSISAKPDTEALKIVQGFDDDE, from the exons ATGTCTGGGCAACGTG GCCAGCAGGACCCTCCGCAGGGCTTCCGAGGACAACGCAATAGCTTTGCACGTGCAA AAGATGAGGAGGATCTACCACCTGTCAAATCACTAATAGATCACTTTGAGCATCTGA GCCAGCAGGACCCTCCGCAGGGCTTCCGAGGACAACGCAATAGCTTTGCACGTGCAA AAAGTGAGGAGATTCTACCACCTGTCAAACAACTCAGAGAACACTCTGAGCATCTGA GCCACCAGGACTCTCCGCAGGACTTCCAAGAACAACGCTATGAGTTTGAAAATCGAA gaaaGGCAGTGGAGAGAAGCACCACAAGGGCCCTGGAAGCCATGCAGGAGGAAACAGAGAGGATTCTGAGTGAGAAGCTGGCCACCTTACAGAGCCATGTGGAAGGGGCTCAACGTACAGCACCGTCTCCAGAGGAACTGATCAGCCCCTTGACTTCCACCCTCCACAACCTCTCCCAACAAGTTCAAGCTCTGCAGAGATCTCTGGACAGCATGCAGGTTTCCATGCAGCATGACCACCAGCACTCCAGAGCAGATCTGCAGGGCATAATGTCCAAAGTAGTGAAAGCAGCGCAGGGCTCCTGGTCCGAGAGCCacgtggcagagctggagagcaaacTAG gaaaGGCAGTGGAGAGAAGCACCACAAGGGCCCTGGAAGCCATGCAGGAGGAAACAGAGAGGATTCTGAGTGAGAAGCTGGCCACCTTACAGAGCCATGTGGAAGGGGCTCAACGTACAGCACCGTCTCCAGAGGAACTGATCAGCCCCTTGACTTCCACCCTCCACAACCTCTCCCAACAAGTTCAAGCTCTGCAGAGATCTCTGGACAGCATGCAGGTTTCCATGCAGCATGACCACCAGCACTCCAGAGCAGATCTGCAGGGCATAATGTCCAAAGTAGTGAAAGCAGCGCAGGGCTCCTGGTCCGAGAGCCacgtggcagagctggagagcaaacTAG gaaCAGCAGTGGAGAGAAGCACCACAAGGGCCCTGGAAGCCatgcaggaggaggcagagaggatTCTGAGTGAGAAGCTGGCCACCTTACAGAGCCATGAGGAAGGGGCTCAACGTGCAGCACCATCTCCGGAGCAACTGATCAGCCCCTTGACTTCCACCCTCCACAACCTCTCCCAACAAGTTCAAGATCTGCAGAGATCTCTGGACAGCATGCAGGTTTCCATGCAGCGTGACCACCAGCACTCCAGAGCAGATCTGCAGGGCATAATGTCCAAAGCGGAGAAAGCAGCGCAGGGCTCCTGGTCCGAGAGCCacgtggcagagctggagagcaaacTAG gaaaGGCAGTGGAGAGAAGCACCACAAGGGCCCTGGAAGCCATGCAGGAGGAAACAGAGAGGATTCTGAGTGAGAAGCTGGCCACCTTACAGAGCCATGTGGAAGGGGCTCAACGTACAGCACCGTCTCCAGAGGAACTGATCAGCCCCTTGACTTCCACCCTCCACAACCTCTCCCAACAAGTTCAAGCTCTGCAGAGATCTCTGGACAGCATGCAGGTTTCCATGCAGCATGACCACCAGCACTCCAGAGCAGATCTGCAGGGCATAATGTCCAAAGTAGTGAAAGCAGCGCAGGGCTCCTGGTCCGAGAGCCacgtggcagagctggagagcaaacTAG gaaaGGCAGTGGAGAGAAGCACCACAAGGGCCCTGGAAGCCatgcaggaggaggcagagaggatTCTGAGTGAGAAGCTGGCCACCTTACAGAGCCATGAGGAAGGGGCTCAACGTGCATCACCATCTCCGGAGCAACTGATCAGCCCCTTGACTTCCACCCTCCACAACCTCTCCCAACAAGTTCAAGATCTGCAGAGATCTCTGGACAGCATGCAGGTTTCCATGCAGCGTGACCACCAGCACTCCAGAGCAGATCTGCAGGGCATAATGTCCAAAGCGGAGAAAGCAGCGCAGGGCTCCTGGTCCGAGAGCCacgtggcagagctggagagcaaacTAG GAACAGCAGTGGAGAGAAGCACCACAAGGGCCCTGGAAGCCatgcaggaggaggcagagaggatTCTGAGTGAGAAGCTGGCCACCTTACAGAGCCACGTGGAAGGGGCCCACCATGCAGCACCCCCTCCACAGGAAATGACCAGCCCCCTGACTTCCACCCTCCACAACCTCTCCCAACAAGTTCAAGCTCTGCAGAGATCTCTGGACAGCATGCAGGTGTCCATGCAGCGTGACCACCAGCACTCCAGAGCAGACCTGCAGGGCATAATGTCCAAAGCGGAGAAAGCAGCGCAGGGCTCCTGGTCCGAGAGCCacgtggcagagctggagagcaaacTAG GAACAGCAGTGGAGAGAAGCACCACAAGGGCCCTGGAAGCCatgcaggaggaggcagagaggatTCTGAGTGAGAAGCTGGCCACCTTACAGAGCCACGTGGAAGGGGCCCACCATGCAGCACCCCCTCCACAGGAAATGACCAGCCCCCTGACTTCCACCCTCCACAACCTCTCCCAACAAGTTCAAGATCTGCAGAGATCTCTGGACAGCATGCAGGTTTCCATGCAGCGTGACCACCAGCACTCCAGAGCAGACCTGCAGGGCATAATGTCCAAAGCGGAGAAAGCAGCGCAGGGCTCCTGGTCCGAGAGCCacgtggcagagctggagagcaaacTAG gaaCAGCAGTGGAGAGAAGCACCACAAGGGCCCTGGAAGCCATGCAGGAGGAAACAGAGAGGATTCTGAGTGAGAAGCTGGCCATCTTACAGAGCCATGTGGAAGGGGCTCAACGTACAGCACCGTCTCCAGAGGAACTGATCAGCCCCTTGACTTCCACCCTCCACAGCCTCTCCCAACAAGTTCAAGATCTGCAGAGATCTCTGGACAGCATGCAGGTTTCCATGCAGCATGACCACCAGCACTCCAGAGCAGATCTGCAGGGCATAATGTCCAAAGCGGAGAAAGCAGCGCAGGGCTCCTGGTCCGAGAGCCacgtggcagagctggagagcaaacTAG GAACAGCAGTGGAGAGAAGCACCACAAGGGCCCTGGAAGCCatgcaggaggaggcagagaggatTCTGAGTGAGAAGCTGGCCACCTTACAGAGCCACGTGGAAGGGGCCCACCATGCAGCACCCCCTCCACAGGAAATGACCAGCCCCTTGACTTCCACCCTCCACAACCTCTCCCAACAAGTTCGAGCTCTGCGGAGATCTCTGGACAGCATGCAGGTTTCCATGCAGCGTGACCACCAGCACTCCAGAGCAGACCTGCAGGGCATAATGTCCAAAGCGGAGAAAGCAGCGCAGGGCTCCTGGTCCGAGAGCCacgtggcagagctggagagcaaacTAG GAACAGCAGTGGAGAGAAGCACCACAAGGGCCCTGGAAGCCatgcaggaggaggcagagaggatTCTGAGTGAGAAGCTGGCCACCTTACAGAGCCACGTGGAAGGGGCCCACCATGCAGCACCCCCTCCACAGGAAATGACCAGCCCCCTGACTTCCACCCTCCACAACCTCTCCCAACAAGTTCAAGATCTGCAGAGATCTCTGGACAGCATGCAGGTTTCCATGCAGCGTGACCACCAGCACTCCAGAGCAGACCTGCAGGGCATAATGTCCAAAGCGGAGAAAGCAGCGCAGGGCTCCTGGTCCGAGAGCCacgtggcagagctggagagcaaacTAG AGCTGGTCACAAGGCAGCGTTACACAG TTGATGTCACCCTGGATGCTGACACAGCTCATCCAAGGCTGGAGGTGTCTGAAGATGGGAAGAGAGTGACAGATACTGGCACTATCAGAAATGTGCCCAGGACAGAGAAGAGATTTGATTCCCACACTTTCCTTTTGGCCAAGGAAGGATACACATCTGGGAAACGCTATTGGGAAGTGGATgttggaaagagaagaaactgggATGTGGGCATTGCCCGGGAGCCTGTGGCTCGCAAAGGGACACTGACTCTCTCTCCTAAGAATGGCTTCTGGGTCATAGGGTTAGCAGATGGGCGAGAGTATTGGGCCCGCACAGAGCCTTGGACACGTTTGGCTGTGAGTAGGAAACCACAAAAGATTGGGATCTTCCTGGACACCACAGCCAAGCAGCTGTCCTTCTATGATGTCCGCAAGAAGACAGCTGTGTACACTTTCAGCCTTGGTGGAGACAGCAGCCAGGAAGGGAagttctttcccttcttctcaaCAGGGTCCATTTCTGCAAAGCCTGACACAGAGGCACTGAAAATAGTCCAGGGCTTTGATGATGATGAATAG